A genomic window from Aquitalea aquatilis includes:
- a CDS encoding GGDEF domain-containing protein has translation MNSAFALDITTMEISRTTPDTMPPDYPLPEILDSLVELTAQRERKTLEISLLTTLRELMPNCTVALYNCRWIDGHPWWRIQLDHPDQEPLPNQPWTLPNSKILRILQQQDERQPVYQTETGLCVPLYQINQVVAVLMVTPNHDTDIDHTLLLALARIHENFLNLLHASDSDTLTGLNNRRKFDSQLYTLVASQHPELPRLPFLALLDIDHFKRVNDNYGHIIGDEVLLMLAQRMQQFFGEEDGLYRYGGEEFAILFRAVSAEKAQAILEGFCERISNQPFPQVGQVTVSIGFTRLDQSFVPSQVIDRADKALYHSKTNGRNQVNQFEALQQQGFVNEVAVASGDIDLF, from the coding sequence ATACTGGACAGCCTGGTCGAGCTGACTGCCCAGCGCGAACGCAAGACACTGGAAATCAGTCTGCTGACCACGCTACGCGAATTGATGCCCAACTGCACCGTGGCGCTATACAACTGCCGCTGGATCGATGGCCATCCCTGGTGGCGCATCCAGCTTGATCATCCCGACCAAGAACCACTCCCGAACCAGCCCTGGACATTACCCAACAGCAAAATACTGCGCATTCTGCAGCAGCAGGATGAGCGCCAGCCGGTTTACCAAACCGAAACCGGCCTGTGCGTACCGCTCTATCAGATCAACCAGGTGGTGGCGGTGCTGATGGTGACGCCGAACCACGATACCGACATCGACCACACCCTGCTGCTGGCACTGGCACGCATTCACGAAAACTTCCTCAACCTGCTGCACGCCTCGGATAGTGACACCCTCACCGGGCTTAACAACCGCCGCAAGTTCGACTCCCAGCTCTATACCCTGGTCGCCAGCCAGCATCCTGAATTACCCAGGTTGCCCTTTCTCGCCCTGCTGGATATCGATCATTTCAAACGGGTCAACGATAACTACGGCCACATCATCGGCGACGAGGTACTGCTGATGCTGGCTCAGCGCATGCAGCAGTTTTTTGGTGAAGAAGACGGCCTGTACCGCTATGGTGGCGAGGAGTTCGCCATCCTGTTCCGTGCGGTCAGCGCAGAAAAGGCCCAGGCCATCCTGGAGGGCTTTTGTGAACGCATCTCCAATCAGCCCTTCCCGCAGGTAGGTCAGGTCACGGTCAGCATAGGCTTTACCCGGCTCGACCAGAGTTTTGTGCCCTCCCAGGTCATCGACCGGGCCGACAAGGCGCTGTACCACTCGAAAACCAATGGCCGCAATCAGGTCAACCAGTTTGAAGCCCTGCAACAGCAAGGCTTCGTCAACGAGGTAGCAGTCGCCAGCGGCGATATCGACCTGTTCTAG
- a CDS encoding ferredoxin reductase family protein translates to MKTFSWKTHPVASAMLLMALAFLFCHGLYIAWPDNYFAWRHELMLLSGVELIMLMSLGMLLGMRPLWLEKLWGGLDKLYGLHRRLGIAAGLMLSAHWLLDLSPRWLIQLGLIAPKVRHGGPHLFSWTSLAKQVGEWAAWAVLGLVIIALLRMVPYGFWRKLHKLFAPVYLMGAFHSVILTPSAFWWTPLGWLLALLLLAGSYAAMVSLRRKVGSLQRHVGTITAVEALPGNMLELRCDVPRWPGHLAGQFALLRLDAAEGAHPFTIASAWQGQGELRFVIKALGDYTRSLPGRLQPGGEVVVEGPYGGFTGGQEGLAPQGSQVWVAGGVGVTPFLAWLQAQWQPLRAPVDFFYCVRHAGEAVRLDELRHACERLGVRLHLLESDHGQRLTAQALPSTAADVWFCGPEGLGQSLQRQLASRSQPPRFHHEAFSLR, encoded by the coding sequence ATGAAAACATTCAGTTGGAAAACCCATCCTGTTGCCTCTGCCATGCTGCTGATGGCGCTGGCCTTTCTGTTTTGTCACGGCTTGTATATTGCCTGGCCGGACAATTACTTCGCCTGGCGGCACGAGCTGATGCTGCTCAGTGGTGTCGAGCTGATCATGCTGATGTCGCTGGGCATGCTGCTGGGCATGCGCCCGCTGTGGCTGGAAAAACTGTGGGGCGGGCTGGACAAGCTCTACGGATTGCATCGCCGCCTGGGCATTGCCGCCGGGCTGATGCTGTCGGCACACTGGCTGCTGGACCTGTCGCCGCGCTGGCTGATCCAGCTGGGGCTGATTGCCCCCAAGGTACGCCATGGCGGCCCGCATCTGTTTTCCTGGACGAGCCTGGCAAAGCAGGTGGGCGAGTGGGCGGCCTGGGCTGTGCTGGGCCTGGTCATCATCGCCTTGCTGCGCATGGTGCCATATGGCTTCTGGCGCAAGCTGCACAAGCTGTTTGCCCCGGTTTACCTGATGGGGGCCTTTCATAGCGTCATTCTGACTCCGTCTGCTTTCTGGTGGACGCCACTGGGCTGGCTGCTGGCGCTGCTGCTGCTGGCGGGTAGCTATGCCGCGATGGTTTCCCTGCGGCGCAAGGTGGGCAGCCTGCAGCGGCATGTTGGCACCATTACTGCCGTTGAGGCCTTGCCGGGCAATATGCTGGAGTTGCGTTGTGACGTGCCGCGCTGGCCCGGTCACCTGGCTGGCCAGTTTGCCTTGCTGCGACTTGATGCAGCGGAAGGCGCACATCCCTTTACCATTGCATCAGCCTGGCAGGGGCAGGGTGAGTTACGTTTTGTCATCAAGGCACTGGGCGATTACACCCGCAGCTTGCCCGGCCGCCTGCAGCCGGGAGGCGAGGTGGTCGTCGAGGGGCCGTATGGCGGTTTTACCGGTGGGCAGGAAGGGCTGGCTCCGCAAGGCTCACAAGTATGGGTGGCTGGTGGGGTGGGCGTGACGCCCTTTCTTGCCTGGCTGCAGGCGCAGTGGCAGCCACTGCGTGCGCCGGTGGATTTCTTTTATTGCGTGCGCCATGCCGGTGAGGCGGTCAGGCTGGATGAGTTACGCCATGCGTGTGAGCGTCTGGGGGTAAGGCTGCATCTGCTGGAGAGTGATCATGGCCAGCGGCTGACTGCACAGGCCTTGCCGTCGACTGCTGCGGATGTGTGGTTTTGCGGGCCGGAGGGATTGGGGCAGAGCCTGCAGCGCCAGTTGGCCAGTCGCTCGCAGCCGCCGCGTTTTCACCACGAGGCTTTCTCGCTGCGCTAA
- a CDS encoding peptidylprolyl isomerase, whose product MAIIVNGVEITEAMVQAEQENHADAPNPRDATVQELILRELLLQKAKAEGLDGANPNAAIGALLEKEIQVEPVDEATCRAFYDEFPERFASGESAVASHILFPLGAGDELGNMLAKSKAEGVLAEVQANPARFADLAREHSTCPSGQQGGSLGQFGRGQMVPEFEQAVFSTEAGQITPSLVQTQFGFHIIQVNERTQGGQIGFDDIKERLQQYLTQMAGNKAMHEYLAGLVQAAKIEGYSMPAL is encoded by the coding sequence ATGGCCATTATCGTAAACGGCGTCGAAATCACCGAAGCCATGGTGCAGGCTGAACAGGAAAACCACGCAGACGCGCCCAATCCGCGCGATGCCACCGTACAAGAACTGATCCTGCGCGAACTGCTGCTGCAAAAAGCCAAGGCCGAAGGCCTGGATGGTGCCAATCCGAACGCTGCCATCGGTGCGCTGCTGGAAAAAGAAATCCAGGTTGAGCCGGTGGACGAAGCCACCTGCCGCGCCTTCTACGACGAGTTCCCGGAACGCTTTGCCAGCGGCGAATCCGCCGTGGCCAGCCACATCCTGTTCCCGCTGGGCGCTGGCGACGAGCTGGGCAATATGCTGGCCAAATCCAAGGCCGAAGGCGTGCTGGCCGAAGTGCAAGCCAACCCGGCCCGCTTTGCCGACCTGGCCCGCGAGCACTCCACCTGCCCGTCCGGCCAGCAAGGCGGCAGCCTCGGCCAGTTTGGCCGTGGCCAGATGGTGCCGGAATTCGAACAAGCCGTATTCAGCACCGAAGCCGGCCAGATCACCCCCAGCCTGGTGCAAACCCAGTTTGGCTTCCACATCATCCAGGTCAACGAACGGACCCAGGGCGGCCAGATCGGCTTTGACGACATCAAGGAACGCCTGCAGCAGTACCTGACCCAGATGGCCGGCAACAAGGCCATGCACGAGTATCTGGCCGGGCTGGTACAAGCCGCCAAGATCGAAGGCTATAGCATGCCGGCACTGTAA
- a CDS encoding GlsB/YeaQ/YmgE family stress response membrane protein, translated as MHLIWFLLVGIVAGWLGSLLVKGEGLGLLGDMVVGIIGAYLGGFLFRSLGIGAGDGMVGSIIVATIGAVVLLLMVRLVKRS; from the coding sequence ATGCATCTCATCTGGTTTCTACTGGTCGGCATCGTCGCCGGCTGGCTGGGCAGCTTGCTGGTAAAAGGCGAAGGGCTTGGCCTGCTCGGTGACATGGTGGTCGGCATCATTGGTGCCTATCTGGGAGGATTTTTGTTCCGCAGCCTGGGGATCGGTGCTGGCGACGGCATGGTAGGCAGCATCATCGTGGCGACTATCGGTGCGGTGGTGCTGCTGCTGATGGTAAGGCTGGTCAAGCGCAGCTAG
- a CDS encoding glutathione S-transferase N-terminal domain-containing protein: MTDLSAYPITRKWPARHPERLQLYSLPTPNGVKVSIMLEECGLPYEAHLVSFDSQDQFSPEFLSLNPNNKIPAILDPNGPGGQPLALFESGAILLYLAEKTGQFLPADPAGCYETIQWLMFQMGGIGPMFGQLGFFHKFAGKDYEDKRPRDRYVAESRRLLGVLDARLQGRNWVMGDDYTIADIAILPWVRNLVGFYGAGDLVGYDDFAEVQRVLAAFVARPAVGRGLLVPQRG; encoded by the coding sequence ATGACCGACCTTTCCGCCTATCCGATTACCCGCAAATGGCCAGCCCGCCACCCGGAGCGGCTGCAACTGTATTCGCTGCCCACCCCCAATGGCGTGAAAGTATCCATCATGCTGGAGGAGTGCGGCCTGCCTTACGAGGCGCATCTGGTCAGCTTCGACAGTCAGGACCAGTTCAGCCCGGAATTCCTGTCACTCAATCCCAATAACAAGATTCCAGCCATCCTTGACCCGAATGGTCCGGGTGGTCAGCCGCTGGCCTTGTTCGAGTCCGGTGCCATCCTGCTGTATCTGGCCGAGAAGACCGGGCAGTTCCTGCCGGCTGATCCGGCAGGGTGTTATGAAACCATCCAGTGGCTGATGTTCCAGATGGGCGGGATTGGCCCGATGTTTGGCCAGCTGGGCTTTTTCCACAAATTTGCCGGCAAGGACTATGAGGACAAGCGTCCGCGCGACCGTTACGTGGCTGAGTCGCGCCGCTTGCTGGGCGTGCTGGATGCGCGCTTGCAGGGACGCAATTGGGTGATGGGTGATGATTACACCATTGCCGACATCGCCATCCTGCCCTGGGTACGTAATCTGGTTGGCTTCTATGGCGCGGGTGATCTGGTGGGCTATGACGATTTTGCCGAAGTGCAGCGTGTGCTGGCGGCTTTTGTTGCCCGTCCGGCAGTTGGGCGCGGGCTGCTGGTGCCGCAGCGGGGCTGA
- a CDS encoding reverse transcriptase domain-containing protein → MFKLEYRLELLIQEECKKLIRRYHQYHNYLHLEHKRNEERLIINSDKIIHKPDYWNIDSKFNPFYVKRKSKSIAKSIAKAIETRIYKPHPPFVRKIQKSDGGCREVSIYTIPDSVVSKLFYNRLLQKNKHRFSSFSYAYRNDRNVHFAIQDVSVSLKENSRAFISEFDFSDFFGSISHQYLHDQYDKNGFLIGEEDKYVINAFLETRERGIPQGTSISLFLANMVCWKLDRSFEKAGLKFARYADDTIVWSDSYSSICRSFELISDFSNEAGVKVNTKKSDGISLLIKGDMPAEIHSKSAFNFLGYSIAVDKVSIKPNSVNKIKKQISYLLYKNLIQPLKQTPVNARLLPKPHGDKALLIALAQIRRYMYGGLSTQDLIDFLNGGSGRIYFKGIMSFYPLIDDEKQLKELDGWLVSTVYRVIECRAKLVASKTLVTYSCFPRGIPKNRFAIRMRRKRIMGLTLLEIPSFTLIYKVIKRGVTEIGIEKVMHPRSLDYDYSS, encoded by the coding sequence ATGTTCAAATTGGAGTATAGGCTAGAACTATTAATACAAGAAGAATGTAAGAAATTAATTAGACGCTATCATCAATATCACAACTACTTGCATCTTGAGCACAAAAGGAATGAAGAACGACTTATCATAAATTCTGATAAAATCATTCACAAACCTGATTATTGGAATATTGATAGTAAATTTAATCCATTTTATGTAAAAAGAAAATCAAAAAGCATAGCAAAATCCATAGCAAAAGCGATTGAAACTAGGATATACAAGCCCCATCCTCCCTTTGTAAGGAAGATTCAAAAATCTGACGGTGGTTGCCGAGAAGTATCTATTTACACCATTCCAGATTCTGTTGTGTCGAAATTATTTTACAATAGATTGCTTCAAAAAAATAAGCATCGATTTAGTTCGTTCTCATACGCCTACAGAAATGATAGAAATGTACATTTTGCAATTCAAGACGTATCGGTATCGCTAAAAGAAAATTCAAGAGCATTTATTTCAGAGTTTGATTTTTCTGATTTTTTCGGGTCAATTTCTCATCAATACTTGCATGATCAGTACGATAAAAATGGATTTCTTATTGGTGAAGAGGATAAGTATGTAATCAATGCATTTTTGGAAACGCGAGAGCGTGGAATACCGCAAGGCACTTCCATCTCGCTATTTTTAGCAAATATGGTTTGCTGGAAATTGGATAGAAGTTTTGAAAAGGCTGGTTTGAAATTTGCCAGATACGCTGACGATACTATTGTCTGGAGCGATAGTTATTCAAGCATTTGCAGATCGTTTGAATTAATTTCTGATTTTTCGAATGAGGCCGGAGTAAAGGTCAATACTAAGAAGTCCGATGGCATAAGTCTGCTTATTAAGGGAGATATGCCGGCCGAAATTCACTCAAAAAGCGCATTTAATTTTCTTGGCTATTCAATTGCGGTCGACAAAGTGTCGATAAAACCCAACTCGGTCAATAAAATTAAAAAACAGATATCATACCTTCTTTACAAGAATTTAATTCAACCACTAAAGCAAACACCAGTAAATGCTAGATTATTACCAAAACCTCATGGGGATAAGGCATTGCTAATTGCGTTGGCGCAAATTAGACGATACATGTACGGTGGGCTCAGTACTCAAGATTTAATTGATTTTTTAAATGGAGGAAGTGGGAGAATATATTTCAAGGGCATTATGAGTTTTTACCCGCTGATTGATGATGAGAAACAATTAAAGGAGCTTGATGGCTGGCTTGTTTCAACAGTTTATAGGGTAATTGAGTGTAGGGCAAAGCTCGTAGCATCAAAGACATTGGTAACGTACTCGTGTTTCCCGCGCGGCATACCCAAAAATCGTTTCGCCATCCGGATGAGAAGAAAACGAATTATGGGGCTAACACTATTGGAGATACCTAGTTTTACATTAATATATAAAGTAATAAAAAGGGGAGTGACTGAAATTGGCATTGAAAAAGTAATGCATCCAAGATCATTGGATTATGACTATTCATCATAA
- a CDS encoding valine--tRNA ligase encodes MELAKSFEPGDIERRWYQQWEQAGYFKPSMDTTKPSFAIQLPPPNVTGTLHMGHAFNQTIMDGLTRYYRMKGDNTVWIPGTDHAGIATQIVVERQLAEQGINRHDMGREAFTAKVWEWKEKSGGTITSQMRRVGCSVDWSREYFTMDDTRAEVVTEVFVRLFEQGLIYRGKRLSNWDPKLGTAISDLEVVSEEEDGHMWHIKYPVVGSNEFVTVATTRPETLLGDVAVAINPTDERYQHLLGQQLQLPLTGRTIPVIADDYVDAAFGTGFVKITPAHDFNDYQVGKRHSTQLINVMSLEATMLARAQVFGFDGSVQGTIDLPAAYAGLSTSAARKAMLADLEAQGLLLETKPHKLMVPRGDRTGSVIEPLLTDQWFVAMDKVAVDKDGQPDPTGQSIAAKAIDAVQSGEVRFIPENWVNTYNQWMNNIQDWCISRQLWWGHQIPAWYDEDGNIIVARSEAEAQAQAPGKTLRREQDVLDTWFSSALVPFSTLGWPEETPELNAFVTSNVLVTGYEIIFFWVARMIMMTKHFTGKVPFRDVYIHGMVRDHEGKKMSKSEGNVIDPVDLIDGIALEPLVEKRTTGLRRPEKAPQIAKATEKLFPEGIPAYGTDALRFTMASYATLGRSVNFDFKRAEGYRNFCNKLWNATRFVMMNVEGKDCGQDESLPLEFSFVDQWIIGRLQQAEADVTNALETYRFDLAAQIIYEFIWNEYCDWYVELAKVQLQNGNEAQQRATRRTIVRVLEVALRLTHPLMPFITEELWQTVAPLANAKHTDSIMLAQWPVAVPEKINAEANARMDAFKDMVNAVRNLRGEMGIGPAVKAPLFIETSDASVADFIPYLKLLARLTEGSIVATLPADDAPVAMSGNARLMLKVEVDKAAETARLTKELGKLEAELAKLTAKLEKPGYVDKAPAHLVERDKAQLAELNDKMEKVKGQLAKLA; translated from the coding sequence ATGGAACTTGCCAAGAGCTTTGAACCGGGCGATATCGAACGTCGCTGGTACCAACAATGGGAACAGGCCGGCTACTTCAAGCCGAGCATGGACACCACCAAGCCGTCCTTCGCCATTCAGCTGCCGCCGCCCAATGTCACCGGCACCCTGCACATGGGCCACGCCTTCAACCAGACCATCATGGATGGCCTGACCCGCTACTACCGCATGAAGGGCGACAACACGGTGTGGATTCCCGGCACGGACCACGCCGGCATCGCCACCCAGATCGTGGTGGAGCGCCAGCTGGCCGAGCAGGGCATCAACCGCCATGACATGGGCCGCGAAGCCTTCACCGCCAAGGTGTGGGAGTGGAAGGAAAAATCCGGTGGCACCATCACCAGCCAGATGCGCCGCGTCGGCTGTTCGGTGGACTGGAGCCGTGAATACTTCACCATGGACGACACCCGCGCCGAAGTGGTGACCGAAGTGTTCGTCCGACTGTTTGAGCAAGGCCTGATCTACCGTGGCAAGCGCCTGTCCAACTGGGACCCGAAACTGGGCACCGCCATCTCTGACCTCGAAGTGGTTTCCGAGGAAGAAGACGGCCACATGTGGCACATCAAATACCCGGTAGTTGGGAGTAACGAGTTTGTCACCGTTGCCACCACCCGCCCGGAAACCCTGCTGGGCGACGTGGCCGTGGCCATCAACCCCACTGACGAACGCTACCAGCACCTGCTGGGCCAACAGCTGCAACTGCCGCTGACCGGCCGCACCATCCCGGTGATTGCCGACGACTACGTGGATGCCGCCTTTGGCACCGGCTTCGTCAAGATCACCCCGGCGCACGACTTCAACGACTATCAGGTGGGCAAGCGTCACAGCACCCAGCTGATCAACGTGATGAGCCTGGAAGCCACCATGCTGGCGCGCGCCCAGGTGTTCGGCTTTGACGGCTCGGTACAAGGCACCATCGACCTGCCGGCCGCCTATGCCGGCCTCAGCACCAGCGCCGCCCGTAAAGCCATGCTGGCCGATCTGGAAGCGCAGGGCCTGCTGCTGGAAACCAAGCCGCACAAGCTGATGGTGCCGCGTGGCGACCGTACCGGCTCCGTCATCGAACCCTTGCTGACCGACCAGTGGTTTGTCGCCATGGACAAGGTCGCCGTAGATAAAGACGGCCAGCCCGACCCCACCGGCCAGTCCATCGCCGCCAAGGCCATCGACGCGGTACAGTCCGGCGAAGTACGCTTCATCCCGGAAAACTGGGTCAACACCTACAACCAGTGGATGAACAACATCCAGGACTGGTGCATCAGCCGCCAGCTGTGGTGGGGCCACCAGATCCCGGCCTGGTACGACGAAGACGGCAACATCATCGTCGCCCGCAGCGAAGCCGAAGCCCAGGCACAAGCCCCGGGCAAGACCCTGCGCCGCGAACAGGACGTGCTGGACACCTGGTTCTCCTCCGCCCTGGTGCCGTTCTCCACCCTGGGCTGGCCGGAAGAAACCCCGGAACTGAACGCCTTTGTCACCTCCAATGTGCTGGTGACCGGTTACGAAATCATCTTCTTCTGGGTTGCCCGGATGATCATGATGACCAAGCACTTCACCGGCAAGGTACCGTTCCGTGACGTCTACATCCACGGCATGGTGCGCGACCACGAAGGCAAGAAGATGTCCAAGTCCGAGGGCAATGTGATTGACCCGGTGGACCTGATCGACGGCATCGCGCTGGAACCGCTGGTAGAAAAACGCACCACCGGCCTGCGCCGCCCGGAAAAAGCCCCGCAGATTGCCAAGGCTACCGAAAAGCTGTTCCCGGAAGGCATCCCGGCCTACGGCACCGACGCCCTGCGTTTCACCATGGCCAGCTACGCCACCCTGGGCCGCAGCGTCAACTTCGACTTCAAGCGCGCCGAAGGCTACCGCAACTTCTGCAACAAACTGTGGAACGCCACCCGCTTCGTGATGATGAACGTGGAAGGCAAGGACTGCGGCCAGGACGAAAGCCTGCCGCTGGAATTCAGCTTTGTCGACCAGTGGATCATCGGCCGTCTGCAGCAGGCCGAAGCCGACGTCACCAATGCGCTGGAAACCTACCGCTTCGACCTGGCCGCCCAGATCATTTACGAATTCATCTGGAACGAGTACTGCGACTGGTATGTGGAACTGGCCAAGGTACAGCTGCAAAACGGCAACGAAGCCCAGCAACGCGCCACCCGTCGCACCATCGTGCGCGTGCTGGAAGTGGCCCTGCGCCTGACCCACCCGCTGATGCCCTTCATCACCGAAGAGCTGTGGCAAACCGTTGCCCCGCTGGCCAACGCCAAGCACACCGACTCCATCATGCTGGCGCAATGGCCGGTGGCGGTGCCGGAGAAGATCAATGCCGAGGCCAACGCCCGCATGGATGCCTTCAAGGACATGGTCAACGCCGTGCGCAACCTGCGTGGCGAAATGGGCATCGGCCCGGCCGTCAAGGCCCCGCTGTTCATTGAAACCAGCGATGCCTCGGTAGCGGACTTCATTCCCTACCTGAAGCTGCTGGCCCGCCTGACCGAGGGCAGCATCGTTGCCACCCTGCCGGCAGACGACGCCCCGGTTGCCATGTCCGGCAACGCCCGCCTGATGTTGAAGGTGGAAGTGGACAAGGCCGCCGAAACCGCTCGCCTGACCAAGGAGCTGGGCAAGCTGGAAGCCGAGCTGGCCAAGCTGACCGCCAAGCTGGAAAAACCGGGCTATGTAGACAAGGCCCCGGCGCATCTGGTGGAGCGCGACAAGGCGCAACTGGCGGAGCTGAATGACAAGATGGAGAAGGTGAAGGGGCAGTTGGCGAAGCTGGCTTGA
- a CDS encoding diguanylate cyclase produces MSTAAPRILVIEDSLMLIRPLCRMVNKQSFVAVPVTSMAEVQQALADDPRFMAAVADYCLPDAPSGEVLPLLLENRIPTVVLTAHNDMQTRERVLSMPVVDYIPKESPSAFEYVMKMLRRIRINPGIKVLVVDDSQAVRQFLRMQLERHLYQVLEAADAEEALGILRRETGIKLVLTDHDMPGMDGVRMTSTVRRFLDHTRLAIIGISGSQDPTMTARFIKAGADDYLQKPFNYEEFFCRVTRNVEFVENLQALQESANKDPLSGLSNRRHFFAQVAGLRHNYSVAVLDIDLFKRINDGYGHDIGDQVICQTARLLESFFPDDIIARFGGEEFVILAQPMDAPGMLRQLDKLRRALANLIISTPLGDLRFTVSIGMAAAVEADISPLLKQADNYLYQAKHNGRNQVCGGMTDQPSDEASVASA; encoded by the coding sequence ATGAGCACGGCCGCCCCGCGCATTCTCGTGATCGAAGACAGCCTGATGCTGATCCGCCCGCTCTGCCGGATGGTCAACAAGCAAAGCTTTGTCGCGGTTCCCGTCACCAGCATGGCCGAAGTACAGCAGGCGCTGGCCGACGACCCACGCTTCATGGCTGCCGTGGCTGATTACTGCCTGCCGGACGCCCCCAGTGGCGAGGTACTGCCGCTTTTGCTGGAAAACCGCATTCCCACCGTGGTGCTGACCGCACATAACGATATGCAGACGCGCGAACGCGTGCTGTCCATGCCGGTGGTGGACTACATCCCCAAGGAAAGCCCGTCCGCCTTTGAGTACGTAATGAAGATGCTGCGCCGCATCCGCATCAATCCCGGCATCAAGGTGCTGGTGGTGGACGACTCCCAGGCGGTGCGCCAGTTCTTGCGCATGCAGCTGGAACGCCATCTGTATCAGGTACTGGAAGCTGCCGACGCCGAAGAGGCGCTGGGCATCCTGCGGCGCGAAACCGGCATCAAGCTGGTGCTGACCGATCACGACATGCCGGGCATGGACGGGGTACGCATGACCAGCACCGTGCGCCGCTTCCTCGACCACACCCGCCTGGCCATCATCGGCATTTCCGGCAGCCAGGACCCCACCATGACCGCGCGCTTCATCAAGGCCGGGGCGGATGACTATCTGCAAAAGCCCTTCAATTACGAAGAATTTTTCTGCCGCGTCACCCGCAACGTGGAATTTGTGGAAAACCTGCAGGCACTGCAGGAGTCCGCCAACAAGGACCCGCTATCCGGCCTGTCCAACCGCCGCCACTTCTTTGCGCAGGTTGCCGGCTTGCGCCACAACTACAGCGTGGCCGTACTGGACATCGACCTGTTCAAGCGCATCAACGACGGCTATGGCCACGACATCGGCGACCAGGTGATCTGCCAGACCGCGCGCCTGCTGGAGTCATTTTTCCCGGACGACATCATCGCCCGCTTTGGCGGCGAGGAGTTTGTCATCCTGGCGCAGCCGATGGACGCTCCCGGCATGCTGCGTCAGCTGGACAAACTGCGCCGGGCGCTGGCGAACCTCATCATCAGCACACCGCTGGGCGACTTGCGCTTTACCGTGAGCATCGGCATGGCCGCTGCGGTAGAAGCCGACATCAGCCCCCTGCTGAAACAGGCCGACAACTATCTGTATCAAGCCAAGCACAACGGCCGCAATCAGGTATGCGGCGGCATGACCGACCAGCCCAGCGACGAAGCGTCTGTCGCATCGGCATGA
- a CDS encoding DMT family transporter: MNNAWIFLSVAILSEVVATSSMKLTEGFTRLGPSLVTAIGYMISFYMLSLTLRHVPVGVVYAIWSGVGIVLVSLVAWQLYGQKLDVPAMIGIGMIMSGVLVLNLFSKSASH; the protein is encoded by the coding sequence ATGAATAATGCCTGGATTTTCCTGTCGGTAGCCATTCTGTCCGAGGTGGTGGCCACCTCGTCGATGAAGCTGACCGAGGGCTTTACCCGGCTGGGGCCGTCGCTGGTGACGGCCATCGGCTACATGATTTCCTTTTACATGCTGTCGCTGACTTTGCGCCATGTGCCGGTGGGGGTGGTGTATGCCATTTGGTCTGGCGTGGGCATCGTGCTGGTGTCGCTGGTGGCCTGGCAGCTCTACGGGCAAAAGCTGGATGTGCCAGCCATGATAGGCATTGGCATGATCATGTCCGGCGTGCTGGTGTTGAACCTGTTTTCCAAATCGGCCAGTCATTGA
- a CDS encoding multidrug/biocide efflux PACE transporter: MQTQHDKPISERIFHAVLYELCAMILLVPLASLVMDTGLGHMGLLALMMSSVAMLWNMLFNALFERAERRWGLTRTVWVRSAHALLFEGGLVVMLVPLAAWWLAVSFWQAFLLDLGFFAFFLPYTYVFNLAYDRIRLRVIQRRHTARLRAEGAAGE; this comes from the coding sequence ATGCAGACGCAACACGACAAGCCTATCAGCGAACGGATTTTTCATGCCGTGCTGTACGAGCTGTGCGCCATGATCCTGCTGGTGCCGCTGGCTTCGCTGGTGATGGACACCGGGCTGGGGCATATGGGCTTGCTGGCGCTGATGATGTCCAGTGTGGCCATGTTGTGGAACATGCTGTTCAACGCGCTGTTCGAGCGAGCGGAAAGGCGCTGGGGGCTGACACGCACGGTGTGGGTCCGCAGCGCGCATGCCTTGCTGTTTGAAGGAGGGCTGGTGGTGATGCTGGTGCCGTTGGCGGCGTGGTGGCTGGCGGTATCGTTTTGGCAGGCATTTTTGCTCGATCTGGGCTTTTTTGCCTTCTTCCTGCCTTATACCTATGTGTTCAATCTGGCTTACGACCGGATTCGCCTGCGTGTCATACAGCGCAGGCATACTGCCCGGCTTCGCGCCGAGGGCGCTGCAGGAGAGTGA